The following proteins are encoded in a genomic region of Lachnospiraceae bacterium KM106-2:
- a CDS encoding Na+/H+ antiporter, whose amino-acid sequence MDAINAGILSIIPPIIAIVLALVTKEVISSLLIGILSGTMIYSFSTGGGIVKAIDVAFTLMADKLGGNASIILFLAFLGSLVAVITMAGGSKAYGDWASKKIRSKKGAQLGTSVLGAVIFIDDYFNCLTIGTVMRPVADKFKISRAKLAYIIDATAAPICIIAPISSWAASVISQMDGLKVDGKQLNGMSTFMATIPYNLYAILTLIMVIVLCVTNIEFGPMAKFEQMARAGKEENDDAVGEEDELSRMKISPKGKVYDLIIPIAALIIFAILSMLYVGGYFNGGMTIAEGFGNTDAGKALALAGFGALIVAFILFIPRKILTFQEFMDGVGTGVKSMVGAFIILTLAWTISGVCRELLSTGEYVGSLVAGSHLPAQLIPAIVFLVAGGLAFAMGTSWGTFGILIPIVTMVCGAVAPQLVTAALSATLAGAVFGDHCSPISDTTILSSTGAGCRHIDHVSSQIPYTLVVAACCFVGYLVAGFTANVWLTLGTGIVMLTIILVFLSQRMKKKNLTV is encoded by the coding sequence ATGGACGCAATCAACGCAGGTATTTTATCAATTATCCCGCCAATTATTGCAATCGTACTTGCATTAGTTACAAAAGAAGTTATTTCTTCGTTATTAATTGGAATTTTATCGGGAACAATGATTTATTCTTTCAGTACAGGTGGAGGAATTGTAAAAGCAATCGATGTAGCATTTACATTGATGGCTGATAAATTAGGAGGAAATGCATCGATCATCTTATTCCTTGCATTTTTAGGTTCCTTAGTAGCAGTCATAACAATGGCTGGTGGTTCAAAAGCATACGGAGACTGGGCTTCTAAGAAGATACGATCTAAAAAAGGCGCACAGTTAGGAACGAGTGTACTAGGCGCCGTAATCTTTATTGATGATTATTTTAACTGTCTTACAATTGGTACGGTTATGAGACCGGTAGCTGACAAATTTAAGATTTCTAGAGCAAAATTAGCATATATTATCGATGCGACAGCTGCTCCAATTTGTATTATTGCACCGATTTCTTCTTGGGCAGCATCCGTTATTTCTCAAATGGACGGTCTTAAAGTAGACGGAAAACAGTTAAATGGTATGTCTACTTTTATGGCAACGATCCCTTATAATCTTTATGCAATTTTAACTTTGATCATGGTAATCGTTTTATGCGTGACGAATATTGAATTTGGACCAATGGCTAAATTTGAGCAAATGGCACGTGCAGGTAAAGAGGAAAATGATGATGCAGTGGGTGAAGAAGATGAATTATCTCGAATGAAGATTTCACCAAAAGGTAAAGTGTATGATCTTATCATTCCAATTGCAGCATTGATCATCTTTGCAATTCTTTCCATGCTTTATGTTGGTGGATATTTTAATGGTGGAATGACGATTGCAGAAGGTTTTGGTAACACAGATGCAGGAAAAGCTTTAGCATTAGCTGGATTTGGAGCTTTGATCGTAGCATTTATTCTATTTATTCCACGTAAGATCCTTACATTCCAAGAGTTTATGGATGGGGTAGGTACAGGCGTAAAATCAATGGTAGGAGCATTTATCATCTTAACATTAGCTTGGACGATCAGCGGTGTTTGTCGTGAATTATTAAGCACTGGTGAGTATGTTGGTTCTTTAGTTGCAGGTTCTCATTTACCAGCACAGTTAATTCCAGCGATTGTATTCCTTGTAGCAGGTGGACTTGCATTTGCAATGGGTACTTCATGGGGAACATTTGGTATCCTTATCCCAATCGTAACAATGGTATGTGGCGCAGTTGCTCCACAATTAGTAACAGCAGCATTATCTGCAACTCTTGCAGGTGCAGTATTTGGAGATCATTGTTCTCCAATTTCCGATACGACGATTCTTTCCTCAACAGGAGCCGGATGTCGTCATATCGATCATGTCTCATCTCAGATCCCTTATACCTTAGTCGTAGCGGCTTGCTGTTTTGTAGGCTATTTAGTAGCCGGTTTTACAGCAAATGTCTGGTTGACTCTTGGAACTGGAATTGTGATGCTGACAATCATCTTAGTATTCTTAAGTCAGAGAATGAAGAAAAAGAATTTAACGGTATAA
- a CDS encoding conserved domain protein, whose product MVKKTYRRKKVTKKKDVTVYITNTGKKFHRGNCRYLRKSKISIKKSQAKKRGYTACKICRP is encoded by the coding sequence TTGGTAAAGAAAACTTATCGTAGAAAAAAAGTTACAAAGAAAAAAGATGTTACCGTTTATATCACAAACACTGGAAAGAAATTTCATCGAGGCAACTGTCGTTATTTAAGGAAATCCAAAATTTCTATTAAAAAATCGCAGGCAAAAAAAAGAGGCTATACCGCTTGTAAAATCTGTCGTCCATAA
- a CDS encoding periplasmic [Fe] hydrogenase, translating to MLEHNARLESIKREVMYEVAKAAFHNDEAAMEQIPYDMIPGPQPQFRCCIYKEREIIRQRVRLARGLSPNPKKDDKNIVQVINSACEGCPITRFTVTDNCQKCVSKRCQAACHFKAISMGKDRAYIDPDLCHECGQCAKACPYNAIADLMRPCKRSCPVDAISMDENRIVKIDEEKCIHCGSCIKDCPFGAISDRSFMVDVIKLLQSGRPVYACVAPAIEGQFGKDVTIGILNAAVKDLGFADLYEAALGADLVADSESKEWTQAYNEGKKMTTSCCPAFVTMIKKHYPGLLDNVSTTISPMTATARLIKAIDPKAIVVFIGPCVAKKNEVLENITQDSADYALTFEELDAMFEAKEIDLSSYDGKKQQGSIYGKRFSESGGVTKAVVEALSERGDHGKLKVRQCNGAADCKKALLLMKVGRLPEDFVEGMVCEGGCMNGPKAIRNGAMYQKDREAMFKEADGRMVKDNVEACEKFGVSLHKK from the coding sequence ATGTTAGAGCATAATGCACGTCTAGAAAGCATTAAACGTGAAGTGATGTATGAAGTGGCAAAAGCGGCTTTTCATAATGATGAAGCTGCCATGGAACAGATTCCATATGATATGATCCCAGGTCCGCAGCCACAGTTTCGTTGCTGTATTTATAAAGAAAGGGAGATTATCAGACAGAGAGTGCGTCTTGCAAGAGGCCTCTCGCCAAATCCGAAGAAGGATGATAAAAATATAGTACAAGTGATCAATTCAGCTTGCGAAGGGTGCCCGATCACCCGATTTACCGTTACTGATAACTGTCAGAAATGTGTTAGTAAGCGATGTCAGGCGGCATGCCATTTTAAAGCAATATCGATGGGGAAGGATCGTGCTTATATCGATCCAGATCTCTGTCATGAGTGTGGTCAGTGTGCCAAGGCATGTCCATATAATGCGATCGCCGATCTTATGCGGCCTTGTAAACGAAGTTGTCCGGTTGATGCTATCTCAATGGATGAGAATCGAATCGTTAAAATAGATGAAGAGAAATGTATTCATTGTGGTTCTTGTATTAAAGATTGTCCGTTTGGAGCAATCTCCGACCGATCTTTCATGGTCGATGTCATTAAACTACTACAATCGGGGCGCCCTGTTTATGCCTGTGTTGCACCAGCGATTGAAGGGCAGTTTGGGAAAGATGTGACGATTGGAATTTTAAATGCAGCGGTAAAAGATCTTGGATTTGCCGATCTATATGAAGCTGCCCTAGGAGCCGATCTGGTAGCAGACAGTGAGTCGAAAGAATGGACCCAGGCGTATAATGAGGGGAAGAAGATGACAACTTCTTGTTGTCCTGCATTTGTTACGATGATCAAGAAACATTATCCAGGGTTATTAGACAATGTCTCAACTACGATCTCTCCTATGACAGCAACTGCCAGGTTGATCAAAGCGATCGATCCAAAAGCAATTGTTGTATTTATCGGTCCTTGTGTGGCAAAGAAAAATGAAGTGCTAGAGAATATTACGCAGGATAGTGCGGATTATGCATTGACATTTGAAGAGTTAGACGCCATGTTTGAGGCAAAGGAGATCGATTTATCTTCTTATGATGGAAAGAAGCAGCAAGGCAGTATCTATGGAAAGCGTTTTTCAGAATCTGGCGGCGTGACCAAAGCAGTTGTCGAAGCATTATCCGAACGAGGGGATCATGGAAAGCTAAAAGTACGACAATGCAATGGTGCAGCAGATTGTAAGAAAGCATTATTATTAATGAAAGTCGGACGGCTTCCCGAAGATTTTGTGGAAGGTATGGTATGTGAAGGAGGCTGTATGAATGGACCAAAAGCCATTCGAAATGGAGCAATGTATCAGAAAGATCGCGAGGCAATGTTTAAAGAAGCAGATGGGCGGATGGTAAAGGACAACGTAGAAGCCTGTGAGAAGTTTGGAGTATCGTTACATAAAAAATAG
- a CDS encoding periplasmic [Fe] hydrogenase — protein MNVIGFKEAKCKNCYKCVRICEVKAIVVKNSQAQIRDESCILCGHCLDACPQNAKTLISDLEKVKEYIKKGYKTVVSVAPSYLGILHFTKPGQVVTALKRLGFYQVRETAEGAAMVTKEYQKLLKEGEMRNIITTCCPSANDLIEIYYPSLTRYMAPVISPMIAHGRLIKEQLGEEVKVVFLGPCIAKKREAENDPRTVGAVDAVIHFNELEDWLFEEGISLEECEEGIFDNPNPEVNRLYPITSGVLSSVVTQKEQKDSYRKFYVHGINNCIELLKSMEKGEVSDSFIEINVCNGGCIKGPAADTSGISRFKVKLDMEKSIPKRAADSLLQIEKTQIPLVKNFYPRASKDPIPSDHEIRQILKKIGKTDPSHELNCGACGYSSCREKAIAVYQGKAELSMCIPYMHDKASSMANVVMDTTPNAILIVDSEMKIIEFNEKATHIFHRTKNQALQMYLYELIDHKDFEYVLTTHTSILGKKVSYEEYGIATMQYIVYIPDQNNVLGIFVDVTADEKKEKQAYQMKMETIEMAQKVIDKQMMVAQEIAGLLGETTAETKVTLTKLRDTILNDGKHKEDV, from the coding sequence ATGAATGTCATTGGCTTTAAAGAGGCAAAATGCAAAAACTGTTACAAGTGCGTGAGGATTTGTGAGGTCAAAGCGATCGTCGTTAAGAATTCTCAGGCACAAATCAGAGATGAAAGTTGTATTTTGTGTGGGCATTGCTTAGATGCGTGTCCACAGAATGCTAAGACATTAATTAGTGATTTAGAAAAGGTTAAAGAATACATAAAAAAAGGATATAAGACCGTGGTATCAGTAGCCCCTTCTTATCTTGGCATTCTCCATTTTACGAAACCGGGACAGGTTGTGACTGCTTTAAAACGATTAGGATTTTATCAAGTACGAGAGACAGCAGAAGGTGCAGCAATGGTTACAAAAGAGTATCAAAAGCTATTAAAGGAAGGGGAAATGCGTAATATCATTACGACTTGCTGTCCAAGTGCAAACGATCTGATCGAGATCTATTATCCAAGTCTGACCAGGTACATGGCACCAGTTATATCGCCTATGATCGCTCACGGAAGACTGATAAAAGAGCAGTTAGGCGAGGAGGTCAAAGTTGTATTTTTAGGACCATGTATTGCTAAAAAGCGAGAAGCGGAGAACGATCCTAGGACAGTAGGTGCCGTCGATGCGGTCATTCATTTTAATGAATTGGAAGACTGGTTGTTTGAAGAAGGAATTTCGCTTGAGGAATGTGAAGAAGGAATATTTGATAATCCTAATCCGGAGGTTAATCGGCTTTACCCGATCACAAGCGGAGTTCTGTCTTCTGTGGTGACACAGAAGGAGCAAAAGGATTCTTACCGTAAGTTTTATGTGCATGGGATCAATAATTGCATTGAGTTGTTAAAAAGTATGGAAAAAGGGGAAGTCAGCGATAGTTTCATTGAGATCAATGTTTGCAACGGGGGATGTATCAAAGGTCCGGCTGCCGATACTAGCGGCATATCCAGGTTTAAAGTGAAACTTGATATGGAGAAGAGTATTCCGAAACGGGCAGCAGATTCGCTGTTGCAAATTGAGAAGACTCAGATTCCTCTTGTGAAGAATTTTTATCCGAGGGCTAGTAAGGATCCCATTCCGAGTGATCATGAGATACGGCAGATATTAAAGAAGATTGGGAAAACAGATCCTAGTCACGAACTCAATTGCGGTGCATGCGGATACTCTTCTTGCAGAGAGAAAGCAATTGCCGTTTACCAAGGAAAGGCTGAACTTAGTATGTGTATTCCTTATATGCATGATAAAGCAAGCTCGATGGCAAATGTGGTTATGGATACGACGCCAAATGCAATATTGATTGTAGATTCGGAGATGAAGATCATTGAGTTTAATGAGAAGGCAACGCATATCTTTCATAGGACGAAAAATCAAGCATTACAAATGTATCTTTATGAACTGATCGACCACAAAGATTTTGAATATGTACTGACCACTCATACGAGCATTTTAGGAAAGAAAGTAAGTTACGAGGAGTATGGGATCGCGACGATGCAGTATATTGTCTATATTCCGGATCAAAATAATGTACTTGGAATCTTTGTTGATGTAACGGCAGATGAGAAAAAGGAGAAACAAGCATATCAGATGAAGATGGAGACCATCGAGATGGCACAGAAAGTAATTGATAAACAGATGATGGTGGCACAGGAGATCGCAGGACTGCTTGGGGAGACGACAGCAGAGACGAAAGTGACATTAACAAAACTTCGAGATACCATTTTAAATGATGGAAAGCATAAGGAGGATGTGTGA
- a CDS encoding predicted membrane protein: MKKGRLFIDMLLHPVFVVIYGVAWYEFSQFCQYGGKQKRLWFLIACMVFFLCYLTFYVYAVIAKPQFLQRYRKDTVVEDNKVGKKIFHIVAIAVLIVCTAYFGNRVYRSAVHFNGKLSWFLNDLEKKRYVKLESDNFYENGIDGLLEDLDKKVTLPDKLYLSNNFSLQFDEEGKITSLSTFLYGKDDSGKTKSFLIDYNSKDSKDMIVYLDGYVKPSYSEDKLLSPLQKTIKAITLSKIKNDFKGTKGAILYFGTRSFGFNTDKIVYVDKKGNLKDATKANNELKGYFVSIYDPEEESGPMTKRYELVDRINQVEAELPVDRSNTSQEKYEVYDGECYVTKQVGYRLCAVDAAAGTRFYSLAKTSDGGQTWSFINESPFGKDGGAATGVMFVDEKIGFIGLSNATKADAKLYRTEDGGKTFKEVTYPAVKTTEAKNPFDFPNIPTKEDEKLVMRVGQGTDGDYHGGSKAVFESIDNGKSFHYVKEQQQ, from the coding sequence GTGAAAAAAGGAAGATTGTTTATCGATATGTTGCTCCATCCTGTTTTTGTGGTGATCTATGGTGTAGCTTGGTATGAATTCAGTCAGTTCTGTCAGTATGGAGGAAAACAGAAACGTCTATGGTTTCTCATAGCATGCATGGTTTTCTTCCTGTGTTATTTGACTTTCTATGTTTATGCAGTAATTGCAAAACCACAGTTTCTACAACGATATCGCAAGGATACTGTCGTCGAAGATAATAAGGTGGGAAAGAAGATTTTTCATATTGTTGCGATCGCTGTTTTGATCGTATGTACGGCTTACTTTGGAAATCGTGTCTATCGATCGGCGGTCCATTTTAATGGGAAGTTATCTTGGTTTTTAAATGATCTAGAAAAGAAACGTTATGTGAAATTAGAGAGTGATAATTTCTATGAAAATGGAATTGATGGCTTACTAGAAGATTTGGATAAGAAAGTTACGTTACCAGACAAACTCTATCTGTCAAATAATTTCTCTCTTCAGTTTGATGAGGAAGGGAAAATAACTTCTCTTTCAACATTTCTATATGGGAAAGATGATTCTGGCAAGACCAAGAGTTTCTTGATCGATTATAATAGCAAGGATTCTAAAGATATGATCGTATACTTAGATGGATATGTTAAGCCATCTTATTCAGAGGATAAGTTACTTTCCCCTTTACAGAAGACAATAAAAGCGATTACACTGTCGAAGATCAAGAACGATTTCAAGGGGACGAAAGGCGCTATCTTATATTTTGGAACGAGAAGCTTTGGTTTTAATACGGATAAGATTGTCTATGTAGACAAAAAGGGAAACTTAAAGGATGCTACAAAAGCAAATAACGAGTTAAAAGGATATTTTGTGTCCATATATGATCCCGAAGAGGAATCTGGACCAATGACGAAACGATATGAACTTGTTGATCGTATCAATCAGGTAGAAGCAGAACTTCCAGTAGATAGGAGCAACACTTCGCAGGAAAAATATGAAGTTTACGACGGAGAATGCTATGTAACAAAGCAGGTCGGATATCGTCTCTGTGCAGTAGATGCAGCAGCGGGAACTAGATTCTATAGCTTGGCAAAGACCAGTGATGGAGGACAAACTTGGTCCTTTATTAATGAATCGCCATTTGGAAAAGATGGAGGTGCGGCAACCGGAGTTATGTTCGTTGATGAAAAGATCGGTTTTATCGGTCTATCAAATGCCACGAAGGCAGATGCAAAGCTTTATCGTACCGAAGATGGAGGAAAGACGTTTAAAGAGGTAACCTATCCGGCAGTAAAAACGACGGAAGCAAAGAATCCATTTGATTTCCCTAATATACCGACGAAAGAAGACGAAAAACTGGTCATGAGAGTCGGACAAGGAACGGACGGCGATTATCATGGAGGAAGCAAGGCAGTCTTTGAATCAATTGATAATGGCAAGAGTTTTCATTATGTAAAGGAACAACAACAATAA